In Clupea harengus chromosome 23, Ch_v2.0.2, whole genome shotgun sequence, the sequence ATTGTTTGGTCACTTATTTGGATAAAAATAGGTCCACAAtagaaatacattatttttgctcACATGCTGTAATGTTTATTGTACCTCTACTTTAATTTCAGTGGTAGATGTTATGAAGCTATAGATGTTGCTATGGAAGCCAGACTTGCATGGACAGTTGAGTCTTTTGAGCATGTTGATTTGACATATTTGGGGACCATTTTTGACAAGAATTAAACTTGACCTTTATTATAAGCTATGTAGCCATTCAATAAAACACATAATTTGTTCACAAATGCATCTTTATGTGAACCATTACAAATAATGTGTGACTGACCGAGAATGCATCCTGCTCGTTCATcaaagtgtgcacacacaataTGCTCAGTTATGTGTCTGTAATTCAGTATCTCTGTTTATTTTGGGTGTCATATTCTGGTTTACTCGTAATGAGTTGTACTGTGCACTAGTGCCCTCTAGTGCCTGCTATTGAAAATGACATCATATGAAATGATAATTAAATGCTTAACTGAGGATAGACTAGACATACTTTCAAAAGGGATGCTTTATTCCAGTTTCTTCAGTCAAACGAGTATGACTCATTTAGTTTGTATTAGTTGTTAATGCATATATCCTTTCattttatctgtgtttttttttttttacatataggcctactgatTCAAAAGCTGGACTTTGACTTAGAAGAGTTTTGGAGCTGAAAACCCATTGTAAACTTGCTGGCCTAAATGTTACAATTATGTATTTGGTTTCAGGTGATATCATGTGACAAGTTCTGTATCTGTAACCTCATTTGAAcacgtgtgcatttgtgaatctgAACGCGTTTAGCTTTGATCGCTGACTAGTATGACGTTTGTTTTTAGCCTACGTAATTGAGCTCAACTTATGTACATGGGTAATACTTTGAGATATGGACCCCATATGTTGGGTGGAGATGAAAAATATTGATTTTTGTATCGACTGTATGATTCTGTTAGAGAATCGGATCCCTTTCTTGTAGCTGACATGAGAACACATTCGCACCGCCATACCGCTGAATCATGGGGCTTAGTACaatttttaatgttttgtgtagCCTACCAGAATAttttcattattcattttatGGAAACTGGATTAATGAGGATTTACACCGTTTTGCcaaatgcattgtttacagGGAGTTGTCCTGCTATGGCAGGTGAGGTGATACCATTTAAGATGTAGGAAATGTATAATTGTTAAAACTATGATAATATATAATGCTAATTTATTTGTAAACACTGTTCTGTAAAGCAGATAATAAACCTGCCGTTGCTTCAACTGTGTTTGCGTCTTTATCATTGTGGGACAGCAAATCCTTTATTCAAGGGAGTTCTAGAGAAATGGTATGGGAACATGAACACTATATTTCTCTAACGGGTTGCATTTACTTGATTACCTGCAAGGGTCACCCCCTCTTCCCTGTTTTTATGTCATATGACACAGTGATTATACCGGCTCCAGATCATTGATTTCATGCATACAGACAAATACGCCTACTTTAATTCacttaattaatgaatgaatcttGTTTtgccgtgtttttttttttttttttttttgtcttattcTAAACTGCTGCCAAATTAAAGCTAAATTGGCATTCCTATTTCCTGCATCAAACTATGTGATTCATCAAATTAACTGGTGTAATGATGACAACAGTTGTAGTGTATGGTTTGCTCACTGCCACCCCAGTTCTGACGATGGCTTAACAGTCCTCGACGTCAAACGGTCTTGTATGTCAATCTGTTAGACTTTTCAATGATTTATTAATTTACAAACTGCATACACTTCCTATTGCCAAACCGCTCCAACTGTGAACATTGTGATTACAGGGTAATTCCACAGGGTGGCGCACTTACACAAACTCCACATCATCAAGACCAAGCATGCATACACTATGgactctcattcacacagacaacgcacacaaacagctaAAACACAACTGATTGTTTCAAAATAATTTAATTGCTTCCTTGGAGGTTACATTTCAAAGCTAGTGCAAATATCATGCAGGCAAATGGCTCTAGAGCTTGTCAGGTTCATTTGTAGATCTATAGAAGTTTGTGAAGAAACATTATACTGGACAGTAATTACACCATCCATAGAGATTTAAGTTTCCACCCTCTTAGCTTCAAAGTATATGTAGGCTCTATTGTCTTCCATTGTCATTTTTTGATTGATTTACTTCCATTGGTTCATTGTTCTCTTTCCAAACAATAAACAGTCCAGAAAAAAATATTATCTGAACAGGACTTAAACTAAATTTTGAACTGTGGGTGCTGGGTGTATTTGGTGTGGTGCTTCCAGGAATTGGCTGATGACGATGAAGTCTTGGCTGGATGATTTTAGGACCAACGTATGACTTAAACATGACCTGATGATGTCATTGTACATTACTGTAGCATAGCCATAGCACGTGTGCAGACTGGTTTCACTTCCATGTTTATGCAGCTGTACATAAGGAACCtaaaaaaatacatctgaatCTGAACCTACTACGACTGACAGAATGAAATGCTAAAGagtttggagggggaaaaaatgctcTAAACTGTTAAGGTATGTTAAATGCAAACGTTTCACTCCCATTGCAGAACACTAGGCTACTGGCACATACTCTTAGTGGTCCGGATCACCACAACAAATTATGATATAGCTTAGTAGATCCTggtcattgttttattttatttttttcttcttcttctttttttgttatctTTTTTGCAGTCGTTTAGCTAGTGCCAAACAACAGGAAGTGGAGTGAGAACGCCATCCATCAGCAAACGAAAGTACCGCCGCTGATGAGTTTCTGTTAGTGACAGCTTTGGTGCCAGCACCGGTCTCtggtgaaaaataaaatgataatctTTCAGCCAACCGCTATTTGTCACCGCTCGGAAACAATGTGCTGTCTCAGGATATTACACTTGACTCACTTTAGCCCAGCATCCAAAACATATTAAAAATCATAAAATTCAGTTTTCATCTCGAGGCCCGGACTCAAGTGGCATTGAATTATCCATTATCCCCCCCGTCTAATAACAGTTTATAGTCACACAGTCGCTGCTGCCGGGGGCCACAAATGCAGCCGAGAAATTAGATGAATATTCCGGAGAAGCGGGTTCCATTCCAGGATATTAAAGAATCAGTCACTGCCAGCCGAAGTCCTGCCCCGCCATTTGGTAAAACCGCAGGTTGTGCGGCTGGTAGAACTCCCTCAGTTTCTGGATGACCGTCGGGTCGATCCTGGGGTGGATTCGGCCCTTGGTCTTGCCCAGGCAGTGGGGCTTGCTGCTTCCCTCCGGCTTCTTCAGGCAGGGGAAGCCCTTAGTCTTGTTGAAGTAAAAGTGCTTGTCGGTGACGATGCGCTGCAGGCCCAGGAAGTCCTGCACGCGGCCCAGCTCGCCGGCCGGGTCGCTGATGAGCCGCTCGCCGTGGACGAAGTGGATCTGCGAGGGCGGGAAGTAGGCCAGCCAGCGCTCCAGGTGCTTGGCATACAGGCCGATCCACAGCGGGCTCCACAGGGCGTCGATCGTGCCCACTGAGCCGTTCTTGAAGGTGAGCGCCTCGAAGCTGGGCACGTCGGGCGTCTTGGAGATGATCTGCGTGTAGTCGGAGATGGCGCGCGTGATGGGGTCCCGCACCACCACGATCAGCTTGATGTCGTGGGACATTGCATAGATGCGGGCCGGCGTCTCCTCGGTGACAAAGTAACGGGGAGTCTTCTCCATGACGATTTGCCCGTCCAGGGCCTTAGGCATCATACTCCTataacaaaagcaaaacaaaagctCACAtaagaaacacaggcacatgtcaCCATGATGGACCATCTAATATGATCACCAGGGTTCATATCCCCTAGTGAAGCCATCATTTATCCCATTAATGGATCACAAactgagagagagcctgtggTCATAACTACCCCCTAAGGAGGCTCAAATCATAGACCCCTCTGcagtaccagtaccagtggAGGGGGAAGGGTGGTTAAAGACAGGATCAGGTCTGCTTAAGATGGACAGGTCAGATGGCGCCTCAGATCTGCTTAAGGTGGACAGGTCAGATGGCGCCTCAGATCTGCTTAAGGTGGACAGGTCAGATGGCGCCTCAGATCTGCTTAAGGTGGACTGGTCAGATGGCGCCTCAGATCTGCTTAAGGTGGACAGGTCAGATGGCGCCTCAGATCTGCTTAAGGTGGACAGGTCAGATGGCTCCAAGGGCCAACAGCATGGCATGTTTCCTGTGGCGTCTCACTTATTGGCCGCCCAAATGAGGCGGGGGATTCCTCCTCCTGCGCTCACTCTAAGTATGTCTCTAAATGTGCATCGGTAATGGAGAGGCCCGTGCAGATGCGCAGACCACATCAATCACAGCGGGTGACTGACACTCAAGTCACACAACCAAATGGTAAAGcctttatctctctcgctcttttgttcctcaatctctctctgtctctcactgtctctctctctatctctcatcctCGTCCACTCACAACACAGGACACCAGATGGGACTCATTTATATCAGTGGTTAGTCTGCGGGGTCCAGCCTGCCTAATGGCCCACCTGCACCCCaacctgcctcacacacacacacacacacactacacacactacacacacacactacacacactacacacactacacacacacacacacacactacacacacgcgcTGTGTCCTCTGGCTGCCACGAACAGTGTGCTTAAAGGGGACATATTTTCAAAATACTACCCAGTCAGTTTGTTTTGGGCTGTCTAGGTCAGAAAAAGTGTGATTAAGCAAACCATGCAGATTTGGTTTCCGGCTAGAACGTCACAAGTAGCTCTCACTAGAATTATACCACCCCGTATCTGACTATCTCCACCCATGGCTTGAGAATTTACCTTTGAGAAGGTCCACAATTCACACAGTTGTTGTGCAGTACATCAAGTTCTGCTCAACCATCGAGAAACAGCTCAATCTACTCACTCAGATAATATAGGCACGAGTAATCATTAAAAATAGATAGTGGACTAGTGATAGTGTTGTTTAGTGCTACCATTGCTGACTATCACGGCGAAAAAATGCCTTTTTGATATTCACAAGAGTGCCTTTAAGTGAGGTGAAAGTCCCTGAAAAACATAACATTTCTACCTgagcagagagacaaacaacatATGTATTTGGCCAGCCCATCCCCGGGAACAGGAAATACAAAACAGACCATCATTGTCATtccagtggtgta encodes:
- the hs3st3l gene encoding heparan sulfate (glucosamine) 3-O-sulfotransferase 3-like; the protein is MATFHNHKQDIRRLVQKLAVMFSFTVVCVYLFYFLNGCCNSDLVENSDLNGVNKLLLTGWYNERNGTFPQVTTSSYGTMEDARGLPGLETNSSAKDWTATRRLPHALIIGVKKGGTRALLEFLRLHPDIRALGSEPHFFDRHYARGLDWYRSMMPKALDGQIVMEKTPRYFVTEETPARIYAMSHDIKLIVVVRDPITRAISDYTQIISKTPDVPSFEALTFKNGSVGTIDALWSPLWIGLYAKHLERWLAYFPPSQIHFVHGERLISDPAGELGRVQDFLGLQRIVTDKHFYFNKTKGFPCLKKPEGSSKPHCLGKTKGRIHPRIDPTVIQKLREFYQPHNLRFYQMAGQDFGWQ